The following is a genomic window from Mustela erminea isolate mMusErm1 chromosome 14, mMusErm1.Pri, whole genome shotgun sequence.
GAGAATTTTGGATGGGATGGGTTGGGTCACTTGTCTTTTGATTCTCAGAGGAATGGAGATCAGCacagaaagtagagaaaaggCAGCAGTGACCACACGAGTCACCACTGTCATGGCAACAGCGAGAGCGGGGCGTTCTGCTGCTCAGGTCCAGCACTGCAGGGAGCACGGCATTTGGTCCTCCCAAGAGCCCTGGAGTCCCTCACTAGTCTAAGTTACTTTTCATTGCTCAAAgggtttaagtaacttgcttagaACCACAGAGTTAATGAAGGATGGGAACCAGAATTCAAACCCTGGTCTTTTGGCCTCcatagtaaacttttttttttaaaagatacaagtatcgggacgcctgggtggctcagttggttaagcagctgccttcggctcgggtcatgatcccagcgtcctgggatcgagtcccgcatcgggctccttgctccgcagggagcctgcttctccctctgactctgccttccactctgtctgcctgtgctcactctcgctcactctctctctgacaaataaataaataaaatcttaaaaaaaaaaaaaaaaaagatataagtatctttttttttttttaatttatttgacagagagacatcacaagtaggcagagagagagagagagaggaggaagtaggttccctgctgagccgagagccccatgcgggactcgatcccaggaccctgagatcatgacctgagtcgaaggcagcggcttaacccactgagccacccaggcgccccatagtaaactttttaaaaactctctacTATGAGAAAAATTCCCATAGTAGAGAGAACAGTGTAATGAATCCCCACTACCCGTCAGCATCTTCTATAATTATCAAGGGACCATCGATCTGCTCTCATCCATCTCTCCATTTTAATTCTGTTGTGCAAGTCTCAAACATCATAAAATCTTAACCATTCCATCTGATCGCCACTTGTGACTGGTGCCCAGTAAACAGAAAGCTCCCCATCTCCCCGCATCCCCTGCACTGGCCCCCAGGTACCTGGTAGGAGGTGACAGGCTTGTGGAAGCTCTTGAGGGCATTGATGGCCTTGGCATAGCCCAGGGCCCTCCACTTGTCTCCTTGAACACTGTAGGCTTTGGCAAGCACTTCCAGCTTCTCTGTGATGTGGGGGTTGTAGTTGACCGCCTTCTGGCTCGAAGGCTGTGCACAGACCCATTTATCCAGGCCCTTAGGGGCTGGACTAGGCTCGGCATCTCCCTCGAGGGAGGGGGAGCAGTGGCCACTGATAAGGGCTTCCAGATCAGCTGCGCTAACCTGTGTCTCTTCCCCGTCACTGGTTTCATCACAGCCAGGCTTGaggtaaggaaagagaagagatgacAAATTCATGCCTCTGGCCCCCAGAAGAGCTCCTCAAAGGTGGGGGCTGAGTCTCCTAGTCAGACCCAGGAATGAGGATGGGTCTCCTGCATCACACCTGGGTCTCCTTAACTGTGGGGCCATGTTCCGTTTGGCTTCCCCCAGTGCCCAGCCCTAGACTCCCCAGTGATAGGTTGTAGATGTGGGCCATGGCAAATGCAGACATGATGATTGTTGGGCAGAGCCAAATGGCCCCACCATAAGAGACCCTTCCTCTGTCAGACCCTTCCTCTGGAGACTTTCTCAACAACCACCAGGCTATTTCTGGACCTAGTtcccagggggagggggctgtgaggGCTGGGAGGCTCCTGACCTGGGCTTGGGTGCTCGGGGCCTCCTCTGTCCTCCGGGGAGGAGATACAGGCCTGGTGGGAGGGCGAGGAGGAGAGAGGGCTGTCCTGAGCACAGCCTCCTGGgctccaggaggcacagaagagTCTTGGTCTGCCTTGCTGAGCTGTGGTTGGTCCAGGTACCTGCTGGGATGGTGATGGCAAGTTTAACACCCGAAGGCCTGGCCCTACCTCTGCTCCCAATCCTCTCCTCTGAAATCTTGGTTTTCTACTGTGTCTGATTAAGAcaatgaaagttatttttaataagtcaagaagagagccCAAGATGCTGCCAGGAAACACCTGAGGAAAGACAGGGGCCAGCCCACCTGTTGGGGATGTAGATGTTGAATCCTGTCGTGTCCACTAGCCTTTTCTCCTGCAGGCACAGGCTCAGCCAGGTGGACTTCACCAGCTGAGCACCCTGGGGTAGCTGGGGCAGTCGAAGGAGACGGAGGACTCGCTCACAGTCCATGCCTTCATCCACCACAATGTGAGTGACCCCTGGGGCCTGGGCAGCGCATATCTGGCCTCCATACTGAGTAATCTGCTTCTCAAAGAGTTCTGCCCGGGCTCGCCCAATGCCGCTGGGCACAACATGGGCCCGCAGGGAGCTCAGCCACTCTGTGGAGGGGACATCCAGACACCTATTGTCATAACTGTCAGATATGATCCAAATGAACCCTTTACAGTCCTGTGCCCCCAAACAATCATTTCCCTTCCATCCAGACAGCAGGCCTTCCAGGGATTCTGCTGCAGGCATACAGTTAATTTCCCATGAACCATCACTTGATTTAAGGGGCAAGGATGTTCCCTCATGTAACCTAGAATCCTGTTCCCTCAAGTAAACTAGAACGGTGTAGACACTGCTAGAGCACATTGTAGATATCCTGTATATCGCTTCATTTGACCATTTATTCTTTCAAGTATTAATAGACACCTACTCTGTACAAGGCATAAGGCACATATGTCTTGCCATTTCAGGCCTGGCTGCGAAAGagatcctcccctcccctccctgccacatgagctgttatttatttgtcagcttGGCTGCAAAATAACGTAACTCTGGGGACCTGAGTCTCCCACCCTTTATTCCTCTTCAGGCAACCTTCTAGAGAGTAAAAGATTCTGCTGGTCATTTCCTTAGGGACCAGAGAGTATTTTCTAATTGATGAAGGTTTAGGGGCGGAGTAGAAAATAATACAAGTGGCCTGTCAAAGACTGGGACCCAAGCCTAGTGCAACAAGGATACAAACCAACCTGCAGGCCATGGACTGGCATAACCTGCTCTAGTATCTGTTCCTTGACATGAATAGTATCGGAAGCCTGAGGGTTCAAGTATGTGAGGGTTCTGAGAGTGGATCTGCTCACCTCCTGCTTCTTCTCCACCTTCTTGCTTGGGTTTCTTTACAAGTGCTTTTGATGATGGACTGGCATGAATTTTCCTCCGCTTGGGAAATGCCTTCAAGATGCCCCCAGGGTCCATTGAGGTATGGCCAGATCCCGGCCTAATGGTTTTAGGTTTGATCAGGGCAACTGTCATGTGGAAACCCAGAACTGAGGTTACCCAACCCTTTGGCTATGAGGGTGGTGTCTCTCACGACCAGGCTTTGGGGGCAGTAGCTCAGTTCCCCAGGGCGGAGGGGTCTCCCAAAACCCAAATGAACTTCAGCAGTTTAGCGTAGCACTTACCAGCCTTTCAAAACCAGAGTACTGGGGGAAATAAGGGTAGAGAACGGGAGTAATGGAGAACTCTTGGGGGGTACAAATTGATACTCCTTAGAGGGGTTGCTCTATAAAGATTCAGTGCAGTGTCTGCCCTGCTGCATCCCACTTTGAAAGGGGCTTACCAAAGGGATGCCAGGCTAGGAAATGGAGCTACATCTTTAGAAAGGGCCTGGGCTCCCAAGAGGGTTGAAGGACTGAGAGAAATCTACATATAGACCCCACATGACCTTTCTCTACCCCATCACAGACCTGTAGAGGAAACCGTGGTGGTAGCGGGTGTTCGGGAGGCGGGGTAATGGTCTACACCTGCCCTGGTGGCGGGCCTCTTGTCACTGGGGTGCTCAGTCCCGCAGCTGCGGGGAGATGGGGCATGGCCGCAGCAGGTGTGGGGCGCCTTCCGAGACGGGAGGAGTCTCGGCCTCACAGCTGGGGGTGAAGACTGCCGGCAGCTGTGGGGAGCCCGCTGCGTCCGCAGCTGCCGCGCGCCGGAAACTCCCAGCTGGGAACCAGAAGAGGGCTGGAGTGCCCGGACCCTGCCCTAAGGGCCCCTCCCGGCCGCGGCGATTCGGTCCGCGGTGGGGTAAACTTCAGGCCTAGCGGGTCACCCACGGTGGGTAGCAGTAAACCACTTACCTGGGCAGCCAATGAGAGCACACGGAGGGCGTGGCGCgtgggaagtggggggtggggagggcaaatGCCCAGAAGACCTTCCGGGTCGGCCGGAAGTGACCGTAGGCGGAATGGTTGCCATGGAAGCGGCCGGTCGCGCGACTGGGCGGAGGGAAGATGGCG
Proteins encoded in this region:
- the POLL gene encoding DNA polymerase lambda isoform X1 encodes the protein MDPGGILKAFPKRRKIHASPSSKALVKKPKQEGGEEAGEWLSSLRAHVVPSGIGRARAELFEKQITQYGGQICAAQAPGVTHIVVDEGMDCERVLRLLRLPQLPQGAQLVKSTWLSLCLQEKRLVDTTGFNIYIPNSRYLDQPQLSKADQDSSVPPGAQEAVLRTALSPPRPPTRPVSPPRRTEEAPSTQAQPGCDETSDGEETQVSAADLEALISGHCSPSLEGDAEPSPAPKGLDKWVCAQPSSQKAVNYNPHITEKLEVLAKAYSVQGDKWRALGYAKAINALKSFHKPVTSYQEAFSIPGIGKRMAEKIVEILESGHLRKLDHISESVPVLELFSNIWGAGTKTAQMWYQQGFRTLEDIRDQASLTSQQAIGLKHYEDFLERIPREEATEIEQTVREAAQAFSPGLLCVACGSYRRGKASCGDVDVLLTHPDGRSHQGIFNPLLDSLRRQGFLTDDLVSQEENGQQQKYLGVCQLPGPGRRHRRLDIIIVPYSEFACALLYFTGSAHFNRSMRALAKTKGMSLSEHALSTSVVRDTHGLKVGPGRVLPTPTEKDVFRLLGLPYREPAERDW
- the POLL gene encoding DNA polymerase lambda isoform X2 — protein: MDPGGILKAFPKRRKIHASPSSKALVKKPKQEGGEEAGEWLSSLRAHVVPSGIGRARAELFEKQITQYGGQICAAQAPGVTHIVVDEGMDCERVLRLLRLPQLPQGAQLVKSTWLSLCLQEKRLVDTTGFNIYIPNRYLDQPQLSKADQDSSVPPGAQEAVLRTALSPPRPPTRPVSPPRRTEEAPSTQAQPGCDETSDGEETQVSAADLEALISGHCSPSLEGDAEPSPAPKGLDKWVCAQPSSQKAVNYNPHITEKLEVLAKAYSVQGDKWRALGYAKAINALKSFHKPVTSYQEAFSIPGIGKRMAEKIVEILESGHLRKLDHISESVPVLELFSNIWGAGTKTAQMWYQQGFRTLEDIRDQASLTSQQAIGLKHYEDFLERIPREEATEIEQTVREAAQAFSPGLLCVACGSYRRGKASCGDVDVLLTHPDGRSHQGIFNPLLDSLRRQGFLTDDLVSQEENGQQQKYLGVCQLPGPGRRHRRLDIIIVPYSEFACALLYFTGSAHFNRSMRALAKTKGMSLSEHALSTSVVRDTHGLKVGPGRVLPTPTEKDVFRLLGLPYREPAERDW
- the POLL gene encoding DNA polymerase lambda isoform X3, with translation MTVALIKPKTIRPGSGHTSMDPGGILKAFPKRRKIHASPSSKALVKKPKQEGGEEAGEWLSSLRAHVVPSGIGRARAELFEKQITQYGGQICAAQAPGVTHIVVDEGMDCERVLRLLRLPQLPQGAQLVKSTWLSLCLQEKRLVDTTGFNIYIPNSRYLDQPQLSKADQDSSVPPGAQEAVLRTALSPPRPPTRPVSPPRRTEEAPSTQAQPGCDETSDGEETQVSAADLEALISGHCSPSLEGDAEPSPAPKGLDKWVCAQPSSQKAVNYNPHITEKLEVLAKAYSVQGDKWRALGYAKAINALKSFHKPVTSYQEAFSIPGIGKRMAEKIVEILESGHLRKLDHISESVPVLELFSNIWGAGTKTAQMWYQQGFRTLEDIRDQASLTSQQAIGLKHYEDFLERIPREEATEIEQTVREAAQAFSPGLLCVACGSYRRGKASCGDVDVLLTHPDGRSHQGIFNPLLDSLRRQGFLTDDLVSQEENGQQQKYLGVCQLPGPGRRHRRLDIIIVPYSEFACALLYFTGSAHFNRSMRALAKTKGMSLSEHALSTSVVRDTHGLKVGPGRVLPTPTEKDVFRLLGLPYREPAERDW